From one Streptococcus pneumoniae genomic stretch:
- a CDS encoding GBS Bsp-like repeat-containing protein, giving the protein MKKSILSLATCLAFIIPTQSVQAHMIQPTSIIQPNPHLPYIFANHSNLNSDISSNLHNPLLPNIHTECSNGILKISIETLSKESQQLSLQVFSEHLGDSTSRWYQADHQPNGGYLAQIPLKEHHYQTGNYQIRLYTKGNETSDLTGLAYTSIPIQIEQLPSQDKLQPLLKIDTIDPISASYQLTLTETEQSKSVQSAQATVWNDDENNARTYDLTQAVSGKWSTLIESKNHQLYSGNYHNQITITYKDNSQETYYLRDVHLNTEHLKAKLVAKPTSSDTYEFLITDTTNDGNLSLVTYSDTDPPTWSTVTQTSDGKFHALLSSQKFTENEPVHSILYRTIAGKSFQIADYSFSIEKEKPTPSPHHLLTASVSNTYPIGQCTWGAKELAPWAGNYWGNAKDWIQHAHNAGFEVSNQPKIGAIACWDGGEYGHVAVVIAIQSIDSIQVSECNMDGSATQPIANYRGWFNPTTCQGTIHYIYPPENP; this is encoded by the coding sequence ATGAAAAAATCAATCCTTTCTTTAGCTACCTGCCTAGCTTTCATCATACCCACTCAATCCGTTCAAGCCCATATGATTCAACCTACGAGCATTATCCAGCCAAATCCACATCTTCCTTACATCTTTGCCAATCATTCAAATCTCAACTCAGATATCTCCTCAAATCTCCACAATCCATTGTTACCAAATATCCATACAGAGTGCTCCAATGGTATTCTAAAGATTTCAATTGAAACACTTTCCAAAGAATCGCAGCAACTATCCCTACAAGTCTTCTCGGAGCATTTAGGAGATTCTACAAGCCGTTGGTATCAAGCCGATCATCAACCTAATGGTGGCTATCTTGCCCAAATTCCACTTAAGGAACATCATTACCAAACAGGCAACTACCAAATACGCCTTTATACTAAAGGAAACGAAACATCCGATTTGACAGGTCTTGCCTATACCTCTATCCCCATCCAGATTGAGCAACTCCCCAGTCAAGACAAGCTTCAACCCTTATTAAAAATCGACACGATAGATCCTATTTCTGCCAGCTACCAGCTGACGCTCACGGAAACGGAGCAATCCAAAAGCGTACAATCTGCCCAAGCAACTGTTTGGAATGATGATGAAAATAATGCTCGCACCTATGACCTCACACAAGCAGTATCAGGAAAATGGAGCACACTCATTGAAAGCAAAAACCATCAACTCTACTCTGGCAATTACCACAATCAAATCACCATCACTTACAAAGACAATAGCCAAGAAACCTATTATCTGCGTGATGTCCATTTAAACACCGAGCATCTCAAAGCCAAGCTAGTTGCTAAACCAACTTCTTCTGATACTTATGAATTTCTGATTACAGATACCACAAATGATGGAAACTTAAGTCTAGTCACTTATTCTGACACAGATCCTCCCACTTGGAGCACCGTGACACAGACATCAGATGGTAAATTTCATGCTCTTCTTTCTAGCCAAAAATTTACAGAAAATGAGCCTGTCCATAGCATTCTTTATCGCACTATTGCGGGCAAATCTTTTCAAATCGCCGACTACTCCTTCTCCATTGAAAAAGAAAAACCAACACCCTCACCTCATCACCTCTTAACTGCCTCAGTAAGCAATACCTATCCAATCGGTCAATGCACCTGGGGAGCTAAAGAACTAGCTCCATGGGCTGGTAACTACTGGGGAAATGCCAAAGATTGGATCCAACATGCGCACAATGCCGGATTTGAAGTCAGCAACCAACCAAAAATCGGAGCCATCGCTTGCTGGGATGGTGGTGAGTATGGACATGTAGCCGTCGTTATAGCCATACAATCAATAGATTCCATCCAAGTATCCGAATGCAATATGGACGGTAGCGCCACACAACCTATCGCCAATTACCGTGGCTGGTTTAACCCCACCACCTGCCAAGGCACTATCCACTATATTTATCCACCAGAAAACCCATGA
- the purC gene encoding phosphoribosylaminoimidazolesuccinocarboxamide synthase, whose translation MKQSLLYSGKAKDIYATEDDELIVSCYKDQATAFNGLKKEEVIGKGRLNNQISSLIFEKLNRAGIATHFVRKFSDTEQLNKKVTIIPLEVVLRNYTAGSFSKRFGVDEGIALAQPIVEFYYKRDELDDPFINDEHVAFLGIASSEEIAYIKEETRKINRLLTAWFAEIGLTLIDFKLEFGKDKDGVIILADEFSPDNCRLWDADGRHMDKDVFRRGLGEMTDVYQIVWEKLQELD comes from the coding sequence ATGAAGCAATCATTGTTATATTCGGGGAAAGCTAAGGACATTTACGCAACAGAAGATGATGAGCTGATTGTCTCCTGTTATAAGGATCAGGCGACAGCCTTTAATGGTCTGAAAAAGGAAGAAGTCATCGGCAAGGGACGGCTCAATAATCAGATTTCGTCTTTGATTTTTGAAAAATTAAACCGAGCAGGCATTGCGACCCACTTTGTCAGAAAGTTTTCAGACACGGAGCAGTTAAATAAAAAGGTGACGATTATTCCGCTTGAAGTGGTGCTACGCAACTATACGGCGGGTTCGTTTTCTAAACGCTTTGGTGTGGATGAAGGTATTGCGCTTGCACAGCCGATTGTGGAATTTTACTACAAAAGAGATGAGTTGGATGATCCCTTTATCAATGATGAACACGTTGCCTTTTTAGGGATTGCGTCAAGTGAGGAAATTGCTTATATCAAGGAAGAAACGAGAAAAATCAACCGCTTATTAACGGCTTGGTTTGCGGAAATCGGCTTGACCCTGATTGATTTCAAGTTGGAATTTGGCAAGGACAAGGATGGTGTAATTATCTTGGCGGATGAATTTTCACCGGATAATTGCAGGCTCTGGGATGCGGACGGGCGTCACATGGACAAGGATGTCTTTCGTCGTGGTCTTGGAGAGATGACCGATGTCTATCAAATCGTGTGGGAAAAATTACAGGAGTTGGACTAA
- a CDS encoding IS3 family transposase (programmed frameshift) yields MSKRSSKSVEEKLEVVCLFLNQEQSLTQLSKQYEVNVQTIQSWKMKYEKFGIDGLKESRTWKHYSSELKEQAVQDYLAGKGSLRDICSNYHISDTYVLRSWIKRYTSGKDLKSTSKGYSRMNKGRKTTFEERLEIVNYTIAHEKNYQAAIDKFGVSYQQVYSWVRKFENEGAEGLVDRRGKGLESKPNLTEAEELQLKIKQLEERNRYLEMEVGLLKKLGRNRTAKPSVRLGRHLDKFQAIKNYQEEHSNASIQPLCQILKVSRSGYYKWLSHEETPSEAENQKLMEHIKELHNSRNGILGYRRMTTFINRQFDTNYNKKRIRRLMRILGIRSVIRRIRHSCTKAGDRFYAENLLAREFTATAPNQKWCTDVTYLQYGLGTKAYLSAIKDIYDGSIIAYEIGHNNDNPLVMKTIKKALAVNPGATPLIHSDRGSQYTSKEYRHFTTQAGITISMSRVGKCIDNDPIESFFGHFKTESYHLKKYKTYEELVADVESYIEFYNTQRYQTKLNNLTPWEFRNQVA; encoded by the exons ATGTCCAAAAGAAGTTCAAAATCAGTAGAAGAGAAATTAGAAGTTGTTTGCTTATTCCTTAACCAAGAACAGTCTCTTACCCAACTTAGTAAACAATATGAGGTCAATGTTCAAACAATTCAGTCTTGGAAAATGAAATATGAGAAGTTCGGTATAGACGGTCTTAAGGAAAGTCGAACTTGGAAACACTATTCGTCTGAGTTAAAAGAACAAGCCGTTCAAGACTATCTAGCTGGTAAAGGTTCCTTAAGAGATATCTGTTCAAACTATCATATCTCTGACACTTATGTTCTCAGAAGTTGGATAAAACGGTATACTAGTGGTAAAGACTTAAAATCCACAAGTAAAGGATACAGCCGTATGAACAAAGGACGCAAGACCACATTTGAAGAACGACTTGAGATTGTCAACTACACCATCGCTCACGAGAAAAACTATCAAGCTGCCATTGATAAGTTTGGTGTCTCCTACCAACAGGTTTATTCATGGGTACGTAAGTTTGAGAACGAGGGAGCCGAAGGGCTGGTGGACCGAAGAGGAAAAGGACTAGAAAGCAAGCCAAACCTCACGGAAGCTGAAGAACTTCAACTCAAAATTAAGCAACTAGAAGAACGGAATCGTTATTTAGAAATGGAGGTAGGCCTGCTAAAAAAGTTGG GAAGAAATAGAACGGCGAAACCGTCGGTGAGATTAGGTAGACACTTAGACAAGTTCCAAGCTATTAAGAACTATCAAGAGGAACACTCAAATGCTTCCATTCAACCCTTATGCCAAATACTAAAAGTCTCTCGGTCAGGATACTACAAATGGCTATCCCATGAGGAAACACCATCTGAGGCGGAGAATCAGAAACTAATGGAACATATCAAGGAACTCCATAACAGTCGCAATGGCATTCTAGGTTACCGTCGCATGACAACGTTTATCAATCGTCAGTTCGATACAAACTATAATAAGAAACGGATTCGAAGGCTCATGAGAATACTGGGCATTCGTTCTGTTATTCGCCGTATTCGCCACTCTTGTACGAAAGCTGGTGATAGATTCTACGCTGAGAATCTTCTAGCTCGTGAGTTTACTGCGACAGCACCGAATCAGAAATGGTGCACAGATGTCACCTACTTACAATATGGTCTCGGTACCAAAGCTTATTTGAGTGCCATCAAGGACATCTATGATGGCTCGATTATCGCCTATGAGATTGGTCACAACAATGATAATCCCTTGGTCATGAAGACTATTAAGAAAGCTCTAGCAGTAAATCCAGGAGCGACACCGCTCATTCATAGCGATCGTGGCAGTCAGTACACATCAAAAGAATATCGTCATTTTACAACACAGGCTGGCATTACTATATCGATGTCACGAGTTGGGAAATGTATCGACAATGACCCGATTGAAAGCTTCTTTGGGCATTTCAAGACAGAATCTTATCATCTCAAGAAATACAAGACCTATGAGGAGCTAGTCGCTGATGTGGAAAGCTACATTGAGTTTTACAACACACAACGCTATCAAACAAAATTAAACAACCTGACTCCTTGGGAATTCAGGAATCAGGTTGCTTAA
- the pcsB gene encoding peptidoglycan hydrolase PcsB, whose protein sequence is MKKKFITSILLSTIVLSQGASLATVAADSTDDKIAAQESKINNLTAQQQSAQSQVDQIQGQVSTIQAQQEKLQAENEKLEAESKRLEGEIETLSKNIVARNESLANQARSAQTSGTATSYINTIINSKSITEAVSRVSAMSEIVSANNKMLEQQKQDKEAIAEKQIENNEAINTVIANQQTLADDAKALETKEAELKVAQLNLAAEKATAEGEKNALLEQKAAAEKAAAEAAAREAAYKAEQEKKAREMAASANTSFTAQVQAAASQPAAPAATSTQEEVSEPVAAPQAPVQEAAAPAPTVSQPVASTPAPAPTLSRPTYSSSASSYPVGQCTWGAKTLAPWAGDYWGNGGQWAASAAAAGFRTGSVPQVGAIASWNDGGYGHVAVVTAVQSTTSIQVSECNVDGSGTQPIGNYRGWFNPTNVQGVVTYIYPN, encoded by the coding sequence ATGAAGAAAAAATTTATTACTTCGATTTTATTGAGTACTATCGTATTATCACAAGGAGCTAGCTTGGCTACTGTTGCAGCTGACTCTACTGATGACAAAATTGCTGCTCAAGAAAGTAAAATCAATAATTTAACGGCACAACAACAATCTGCTCAATCACAAGTTGATCAAATTCAAGGTCAAGTTTCTACTATTCAAGCTCAACAAGAAAAATTGCAAGCTGAGAATGAGAAACTTGAGGCAGAATCAAAGAGATTAGAAGGTGAAATTGAAACTCTGTCTAAAAATATCGTAGCTCGTAATGAATCACTTGCCAATCAAGCTCGTAGTGCTCAAACAAGTGGAACAGCAACTAGCTACATCAATACAATTATCAATTCAAAATCTATCACAGAAGCTGTTTCTCGTGTTTCTGCGATGAGTGAGATTGTTTCAGCAAACAACAAGATGTTGGAACAACAAAAGCAAGATAAGGAAGCTATTGCTGAAAAGCAAATTGAAAATAACGAAGCAATCAATACTGTAATTGCAAATCAACAAACGCTAGCAGATGATGCTAAAGCCTTGGAAACCAAAGAAGCTGAATTGAAAGTTGCTCAATTAAACTTAGCAGCAGAAAAAGCAACGGCAGAAGGTGAAAAGAATGCTCTTCTTGAGCAAAAAGCAGCAGCAGAAAAAGCGGCAGCAGAAGCAGCAGCAAGAGAAGCAGCATATAAAGCTGAACAAGAGAAAAAAGCTCGAGAAATGGCTGCATCAGCTAATACAAGCTTCACAGCGCAAGTACAAGCGGCTGCATCTCAACCAGCAGCTCCAGCAGCGACGTCAACTCAGGAAGAAGTTTCTGAACCAGTAGCAGCTCCTCAAGCTCCAGTTCAAGAAGCGGCAGCACCGGCTCCTACTGTATCTCAACCTGTTGCATCTACTCCAGCACCAGCTCCGACTCTATCTCGTCCAACCTATAGTTCTTCTGCATCTAGTTATCCAGTAGGTCAATGTACATGGGGAGCTAAGACTCTTGCTCCTTGGGCAGGCGATTATTGGGGTAATGGTGGTCAATGGGCTGCAAGTGCAGCAGCAGCAGGATTCAGAACTGGTTCTGTACCGCAAGTTGGTGCGATTGCATCATGGAATGATGGTGGCTATGGTCACGTTGCAGTGGTAACAGCTGTTCAATCTACAACTAGCATCCAAGTATCTGAATGTAACGTTGATGGAAGTGGGACTCAACCAATTGGAAACTATCGTGGTTGGTTCAACCCAACAAATGTTCAAGGTGTTGTAACATACATCTATCCAAACTAA
- a CDS encoding ISL3 family transposase — MEQLHNTTNLIGIKDKNITITSAYKVKSHILLQATLDYPAPPCPHCQGKMIKYDFQRESSIPMLDIQGFPTLLKLRKRRFKCKCCLRVSVSQTPLVKKHHQISQPIWDKITQLHTEKVTNSDIARRLHISVSVVQRKLNQFSFKEQFSQLPKILSWDEFSRNKGKLAFIAQDFQTKKIITILENNRQTTIKNYFLKYTREVRENVKVVTVDMAGNYIPIINFLFPKAKIVLDRFHIIQHLSRAMMATRIAIMKNCDKDSLSYRAMKHHWRILQKDSRKLSNKLFYSRTFRQTLTPREVVQKTLDLSEELKYYYDLYQLLLFHFQEKNSEAFFGLIEDYLPTVNSTFRTVFTTFLKYRQYITNALELPYSNAKLEATNKLIKDIKRQAFGFRNFKNFKTKILIALNIQKERTNLILSRMG, encoded by the coding sequence ATGGAACAACTTCATAATACCACAAATCTTATCGGAATAAAAGATAAAAATATCACCATCACTTCTGCTTACAAGGTTAAATCCCATATCCTCCTTCAAGCAACCTTAGATTATCCTGCTCCTCCTTGTCCTCACTGCCAAGGAAAGATGATAAAATATGACTTCCAACGAGAATCCTCTATTCCTATGCTTGATATTCAAGGATTTCCTACTCTTCTAAAACTGAGAAAACGCCGCTTTAAATGCAAGTGTTGTCTACGTGTATCCGTTTCTCAAACGCCTCTCGTCAAGAAACATCATCAAATTTCTCAACCTATCTGGGACAAAATCACTCAACTACATACGGAAAAAGTAACGAACTCTGATATTGCTAGAAGACTTCATATCTCTGTCTCTGTTGTACAGAGAAAACTGAATCAATTCTCCTTCAAGGAACAGTTCTCACAATTACCTAAAATCCTCTCTTGGGATGAATTCTCTCGAAATAAGGGAAAGCTGGCATTTATCGCTCAGGATTTTCAAACCAAAAAGATTATCACTATTCTTGAAAATAATCGACAAACAACCATTAAAAACTACTTCCTCAAATACACGAGAGAGGTGAGGGAAAACGTCAAAGTCGTAACTGTAGATATGGCTGGTAACTACATCCCCATCATTAACTTCTTATTCCCAAAAGCAAAGATTGTTCTGGATCGTTTTCATATTATTCAGCACCTGAGCCGAGCTATGATGGCTACTCGAATTGCCATTATGAAGAACTGTGACAAGGACTCTCTTTCTTATCGTGCTATGAAACATCATTGGAGAATCCTCCAAAAGGACAGCCGGAAACTCTCTAACAAACTCTTTTATTCTCGAACCTTTAGGCAAACCTTAACCCCTAGAGAAGTAGTTCAAAAGACCTTAGACTTGTCAGAGGAACTAAAGTACTATTATGACCTCTATCAGCTCTTGCTTTTCCATTTTCAGGAGAAGAACAGCGAGGCATTCTTCGGACTGATAGAAGACTATTTACCTACTGTGAATTCTACTTTCAGAACAGTCTTTACAACCTTTCTCAAATACAGACAATACATTACCAATGCACTTGAATTACCTTATTCAAACGCTAAGCTAGAAGCTACTAACAAACTTATCAAAGACATCAAACGACAAGCTTTCGGTTTCCGAAACTTCAAAAACTTTAAAACAAAAATTCTCATCGCTTTAAACATACAAAAAGAGAGAACCAACCTGATTCTCTCTCGTATGGGGTAA
- the mreD gene encoding rod shape-determining protein MreD, with translation MKLLKYVCKPLLMLFICMLVDTHLSNLLQSILPMTIYPVAHLLLIFLLFLSINLPDAVTIGLLLVIGILYDAYYFHLIGIVALILPSMGIFVNHFGVILMRNRWTRLLSVLILIVFFDSFLFAMASLLGISMAVFSHFVVYMLAPTLVLNVVLVLLLQPVMEKIYL, from the coding sequence ATGAAGTTGTTAAAGTATGTCTGTAAACCTTTATTAATGTTATTTATTTGTATGTTGGTTGATACCCATCTTTCTAATCTGTTGCAATCTATTTTACCTATGACGATCTATCCAGTTGCTCATTTATTGCTCATTTTTTTGTTATTTTTATCCATCAATTTACCAGATGCGGTAACGATTGGATTATTACTTGTTATTGGTATTTTATATGATGCTTACTACTTTCATTTGATTGGCATTGTGGCGTTGATTTTGCCTAGCATGGGGATTTTCGTCAATCATTTCGGTGTGATTTTAATGCGGAATCGGTGGACACGGCTGTTATCTGTATTGATTTTGATTGTGTTTTTTGATAGTTTTCTTTTTGCAATGGCAAGTTTATTAGGGATTTCAATGGCAGTATTTAGCCATTTTGTGGTTTATATGTTGGCTCCAACTTTGGTATTGAATGTAGTGTTAGTGCTACTTTTGCAACCCGTTATGGAGAAAATATATTTATGA
- a CDS encoding phosphoribosylformylglycinamidine synthase: MNKRIFVEKKASFQMKAESLLRELQERLGATSLTSLRLVQVYDVFGLDESLLAVAEERIFSEKVTDTLLSENEVGTSLAHSRFFAIEALPGQFDQRAASSQEALFLLGADSSVTVKTAQLYLLNADVSEADLAKIQHYLLNPVDSRFKDVTKGLEVPAFSSSDATIPVLDFFKDYTEADFAQYKQDQGLAMEVADLLFIQDYFASIGRCPTETELKVLDTYWSDHCRHTTFETELRRIDFSKSSFEAQLQATYEKYLAMRRELGRADKPQTLMDMATIFGRYERANGRLDDLEVSDEINACSVEIEVDVNGVKEPWLLMFKNETHNHPTEIEPFGGAATCIGGAIRDPLSGRSYVYQAMRISGAGDITRPLSETRSGKLPQQVISKTAAHGYSSYGNQIGLATTYVREYFHPGFVAKRMELGAVVGAAPKENVIREKPIAGDIIILLGGKTGRDGVGGATGSSKVQTAASVETAGAEVQKGNAIEERKIQRLFRDKSVTRLIKKSNDFGAGGVCVAIGELADGLEIDLDKVPLKYQGLNGTEIAISESQERMAVVVAPEDVETFITLAAKENILAVPVACVTERPNLVMTWKGQKIVDIERAFLDTNGVRVVVDATVTDSFNTLPEQGMTSKETLKEDVEVLLADLNHASQKGLQTIFDSSVGRSTVNHPLGGRYQLTPTESSVQKLPVEHGVTETVSVMAQGYNPLIAAWSPYHGAAYAVIEATSRLVATGSNWDKARFSYQEYFERMDKQAERFGKPVAALLGSIEAQIQLGLPSIGGKDSMSGTFEELTVPPTLVAFGVTTSTADRILSPEFKAAGEYIYYIPGPAISEKIDFARIKENFKQFTEIQEKNTITAAAAVKYGGVAEALALMTFGNHIGASVVLDQLETSLQGQLGGFVFTSPDEIEGILNIGQTTSEASLIINSVDLPISSLLASFEGTFETIYPTVFEQDSRMAEVAPVVTEVARQSKEKVAQPLVYIPVFPGTNSEYDSAKAFEQAGAKVRLEPFVTLDEARLAQSVDKMVNSINEAQILFFAGGFSAADEPDGSAKFIVNILLNEKIKTAIDAFIARGGLIIGICNGFQALVKSGLLPYGNFEESDETSPTLFYNDANQHVAKMVETRIANTNSPWLAGVEVGDIHAIPVSHGEGKFVVTEAEFAELRDNGQIFSQYVDFEGQASMDSRYNPNGSFYAIEGITSKNGQIIGKMGHSERYEAGLFKNIPGEKDQQLFESAVRYFTQD, from the coding sequence ATGAACAAACGAATTTTTGTCGAGAAAAAAGCCAGTTTTCAGATGAAAGCAGAGAGCTTGCTGCGTGAATTGCAGGAGCGTTTGGGAGCTACAAGCCTGACAAGTTTGCGCTTGGTACAGGTCTATGACGTTTTTGGCTTGGATGAGAGCCTGCTTGCGGTAGCCGAGGAGCGGATTTTTTCAGAAAAGGTGACTGATACCCTTCTTAGTGAGAACGAGGTGGGAACGAGCCTTGCACACAGTCGTTTCTTTGCGATTGAGGCCTTACCTGGTCAGTTTGACCAACGTGCGGCAAGCAGTCAGGAGGCGCTTTTCCTTCTAGGAGCTGACAGCAGCGTAACGGTGAAAACGGCTCAGCTCTACCTCTTGAATGCGGATGTGAGCGAAGCGGATCTTGCAAAGATTCAACATTATTTGCTCAACCCTGTTGATTCACGTTTCAAGGATGTGACAAAAGGCTTAGAAGTCCCTGCTTTTTCAAGTTCTGATGCGACTATTCCAGTCCTTGATTTCTTTAAGGACTATACAGAAGCGGATTTTGCCCAGTATAAACAGGATCAGGGGCTTGCCATGGAAGTGGCGGACTTGCTCTTTATTCAGGATTATTTTGCCTCTATTGGTCGTTGTCCGACAGAAACAGAGTTGAAAGTCCTAGATACCTACTGGTCAGACCATTGTCGTCATACGACCTTTGAGACTGAATTGCGTAGGATTGATTTTTCAAAATCTAGTTTTGAAGCACAATTGCAGGCGACTTATGAAAAATATCTTGCTATGAGAAGAGAATTGGGGCGTGCGGACAAGCCGCAGACTCTTATGGATATGGCAACGATTTTTGGGCGGTATGAACGGGCCAATGGGCGCTTGGATGACCTTGAAGTGTCAGATGAAATCAATGCCTGTTCAGTGGAAATCGAAGTTGATGTCAATGGGGTGAAAGAGCCTTGGCTCTTGATGTTTAAAAATGAAACCCACAATCATCCAACAGAAATTGAGCCTTTTGGTGGTGCTGCAACCTGTATCGGAGGTGCCATTCGTGATCCCTTATCAGGGCGTTCCTATGTTTATCAAGCTATGCGGATTTCAGGAGCGGGTGATATTACGCGACCTCTGTCTGAGACCCGTTCCGGTAAACTACCGCAGCAGGTTATTTCTAAAACAGCTGCCCACGGCTATTCTTCCTATGGAAACCAAATCGGTCTTGCTACGACCTATGTGCGAGAATATTTCCACCCAGGCTTTGTGGCAAAACGCATGGAGCTAGGTGCGGTTGTCGGAGCGGCTCCAAAAGAAAATGTCATCCGTGAAAAGCCAATAGCAGGTGATATTATCATTCTGCTCGGTGGGAAAACAGGTCGAGATGGTGTCGGTGGAGCGACAGGCTCGTCCAAGGTTCAGACAGCAGCCTCTGTTGAAACGGCTGGTGCGGAAGTACAAAAAGGAAATGCCATTGAAGAGCGGAAAATTCAACGGCTCTTTCGTGATAAGAGCGTGACACGCTTGATTAAAAAATCCAATGACTTTGGAGCTGGAGGAGTCTGCGTTGCTATTGGGGAATTGGCAGACGGTCTTGAAATTGACTTGGACAAGGTGCCGCTCAAGTATCAAGGTTTGAATGGGACAGAAATTGCTATTTCAGAAAGTCAGGAACGCATGGCAGTAGTCGTTGCACCAGAAGATGTAGAAACCTTTATTACCCTAGCCGCTAAGGAAAATATCCTAGCTGTTCCTGTCGCCTGCGTGACGGAAAGACCGAATCTTGTCATGACTTGGAAAGGGCAGAAGATTGTCGATATTGAGCGAGCTTTCCTTGATACCAATGGCGTACGTGTCGTGGTAGATGCGACAGTAACCGATAGTTTCAATACGCTACCAGAGCAAGGCATGACCTCAAAAGAGACCTTGAAAGAAGATGTAGAGGTGCTACTTGCTGACTTGAACCATGCTAGCCAGAAAGGCTTACAAACAATTTTTGATAGTTCAGTGGGGCGTTCTACCGTCAATCATCCGCTAGGTGGTCGCTATCAACTGACACCGACAGAAAGTTCTGTTCAGAAATTGCCTGTTGAACATGGCGTGACTGAAACGGTCTCTGTCATGGCTCAGGGCTACAATCCTTTGATTGCAGCATGGTCTCCTTATCACGGAGCAGCCTATGCGGTGATTGAGGCGACAAGCCGTTTGGTAGCAACAGGAAGCAACTGGGACAAGGCCCGCTTCTCCTATCAGGAATATTTTGAGCGAATGGATAAACAAGCAGAGCGATTTGGAAAACCGGTGGCAGCCTTACTTGGCTCGATTGAAGCTCAGATTCAGCTAGGCTTACCATCAATTGGTGGTAAGGACTCCATGTCTGGAACCTTTGAAGAATTGACGGTTCCTCCGACCTTGGTCGCTTTCGGGGTGACAACCTCAACCGCAGACCGCATTTTGTCGCCAGAGTTTAAGGCAGCTGGGGAATACATCTATTACATTCCAGGACCTGCTATTTCTGAGAAAATTGATTTTGCAAGAATTAAAGAAAATTTCAAACAATTTACAGAAATCCAAGAAAAGAACACTATTACAGCTGCAGCAGCTGTCAAGTATGGTGGTGTGGCAGAAGCCCTAGCTCTGATGACGTTTGGAAATCATATTGGAGCAAGCGTAGTGCTGGACCAGCTTGAAACCAGTCTACAAGGGCAACTGGGAGGCTTTGTCTTTACCAGTCCAGATGAGATTGAGGGCATTCTTAATATCGGTCAGACGACAAGTGAAGCAAGTCTTATCATCAATAGCGTGGACTTGCCTATTTCAAGCTTGCTGGCAAGTTTTGAAGGAACTTTTGAGACCATTTACCCGACCGTCTTTGAACAAGACAGTCGCATGGCAGAAGTGGCACCAGTTGTGACAGAGGTTGCTAGACAGAGTAAAGAAAAAGTAGCGCAACCGCTGGTTTATATCCCAGTCTTTCCTGGGACCAACTCCGAGTACGATTCTGCGAAAGCCTTTGAACAGGCAGGAGCCAAGGTACGCTTAGAGCCTTTTGTGACCTTGGATGAAGCAAGGCTCGCCCAGTCGGTTGATAAGATGGTAAATTCAATCAATGAAGCGCAGATTCTCTTTTTTGCAGGTGGATTTTCAGCGGCAGATGAGCCAGATGGCTCAGCCAAATTCATCGTTAATATCCTGCTCAACGAAAAAATCAAGACAGCAATTGATGCTTTCATCGCTCGTGGCGGTCTCATTATCGGTATCTGTAATGGCTTCCAAGCCCTTGTCAAATCAGGTCTTCTGCCTTATGGCAACTTTGAAGAATCAGACGAAACAAGCCCAACCCTCTTTTACAATGATGCCAACCAGCACGTAGCGAAAATGGTAGAAACCCGTATTGCTAATACTAATTCACCATGGCTTGCTGGTGTGGAAGTAGGCGATATTCACGCCATTCCTGTATCGCACGGAGAAGGCAAATTTGTGGTAACTGAGGCAGAGTTTGCAGAGCTGCGTGATAATGGGCAGATTTTCAGCCAGTATGTGGATTTTGAGGGCCAAGCAAGTATGGACAGCCGCTACAATCCAAATGGCTCCTTCTATGCGATTGAAGGGATTACTAGCAAGAACGGACAAATCATCGGGAAAATGGGGCATTCTGAACGCTATGAGGCAGGATTGTTTAAGAATATCCCGGGCGAAAAAGACCAGCAGTTGTTTGAAAGTGCCGTGCGGTATTTTACACAAGATTAA